In Columba livia isolate bColLiv1 breed racing homer chromosome 6, bColLiv1.pat.W.v2, whole genome shotgun sequence, a single genomic region encodes these proteins:
- the ZRANB1 gene encoding ubiquitin thioesterase ZRANB1, producing the protein MTERGIKWACEYCTYENWPSAIKCTMCRAQRPSGTIITEDPFKSGSSDIGRDWDPASTEGGSSPLICPDSSARPRVKSSYSMESANKWSCHMCTYLNWPRAIRCTQCLSQRRTRSPTESPQSSGSGSRPVPFSVDPCEEYNDRNKLNTRPQHWTCSVCTYENWAKARKCVVCDHPRPNNIEAIELADTEEASSIINEQDRARWRGSCSSGNSQRRSPPTTKRESDVKMDFQRIELAGAVGSKEELEVDFKKLKQIKNRMKKTDWLFLNACVGVVEGDLAAVEAYKSSGGDIARQLTADEVRLLNRPSAFDVGYTLVHLAIRFQRQDMLAILLTEVSQHAAKCIPAMVCPEVTEQIRREIAASLHQRKGDFACYFLTDLVTFTLPADIEDLPPTVQEKLFDEVLDRDVQKELEEESPIINWSLELGTRLDSRLYALWNRTAGDCLLDSVLQATWGIYDKDSVLRKALHDSLHDCSHWFYTRWKEWESWYSQSFGLHFSLREEQWQEDWAFILSLASQPGASLEQTHIFVLAHILRRPIIVYGVKYYKSFRGETLGYTRFQGVYLPLLWEQSFCWKSPIALGYTRGHFSALVAMENDGYGNRGAGANLNTDDDVTVTFLPLVDSERKLLHIHFLSAQEIGNEEQQEKLLREWLDCCVTEGGVLVAMQKSSRRRNHPLVTQMVEKWLDRYRQIRPCTSLSDGEEDEDDDDE; encoded by the exons ATGACAGAGCGTGGAATTAAATGGGCTTGTGAGTATTGTACCTACGAAAATTGGCCATCTGCAATCAAATGCACCATGTGTCGTGCTCAGAGACCTAGCGGAACAATTATCACAGAAGATCCGTTTAAAAGCGGTTCGAGTGATATTGGTAGAGACTGGGATCCCGCAAGCACTGAAGGAGGGAGTAGCCCCTTGATATGTCCGGATTCTAGCGCAAGACCAAGGGTTAAATCATCTTACAGTatggaaagtgcaaataaaTGGTCGTGCCACATGTGCACATACTTGAACTGGCCAAGAGCGATAAGGTGCACACAGTGCTTGTCTCAGCGGAGGACCAGGAGTCCCACAGAGTCTCCTCAGTCTTCAGGTTCTGGTTCAAGACCGGTCCCTTTTTCCGTTGATCCGTGTGAGGAGTATAATGACAGAAATAAACTAAACACGAGGCCTCAGCACTGGACTTGTTCGGTTTGTACATACGAAAACTGGGCGAAGGCGAGGAAATGTGTCGTGTGTGATCACCCCAGACCTAACAACATAGAAGCAATAGAACTGGCGGACACGGAAGAGGCTTCGTCAATCATAAACGAGCAAGACAGAGCTCgatggaggggaagctgtagtAGTGGTAATAGCCAAAGAAGATCTCCACCTACAACCAAACGCGAATCTGATGTGAAAATGGACTTCCAAAGAATCGAGCTGGCTGGAGCTGTTGGCAGCAAGGAAGAGCTTGAAGTTGACTTCAAAAaactaaagcaaataaaaaatagaatgaaaaagacTGACTGGCTGTTCCTAAATGCTTGCGTTG GAGTTGTAGAAGGCGATTTAGCTGCTGTGGAAGCTTACAAGTCATCAGGAGGAGACATTGCCCGCCAGCTCACGGCCGACGAGGTTCGCCTGCTCAACCGCCCGTCTGCTTTCGACGTCGGGTACACGCTTGTCCACCTGGCGATCCGCTTCCAGAGACAAGACATGCTGGCGATCCTGCTCACGGAG GTATCACAACACGCAGCGAAGTGCATTCCTGCCATGGTGTGTCCAGAGGTCACAGAACAAATCCGCCGTGAAATTGCTGCATCTCTTCACCAACGCAAGGGAGACTTTGCTTGCTATTTTCTGACTGACCTTGTAACGTTTACGTTACCTGCAG ATATTGAAGACTTACCGCCCACAGTCCAAGAAAAGTTATTTGATGAAGTACTTGATAGAGATGTTCAGAAAG AGCTGGAAGAGGAATCTCCCATTATTAACTGGTCTCTGGAGCTGGGTACGCGCTTGGACAGCAGGTTGTACGCGCTTTGGAACCGGACGGCGGGGGACTGCCTGCTCGATTCCGTCCTGCAAGCCACGTGGGGCATCTACGACAAGGACTCCGTGCTGCGGAAAGCTCTTCACGACAGTTTACACGACTGCTCGCATTG GTTCTATACGCGCTGGAAAGAGTGGGAATCGTGGTATTCCCAAAGCTTTGGTTTACATTTCTCACTGCGAGAGGAACAGTGGCAGGAGGACTGGGCATTCATACTCTCTCTTGCAAGCCAG CCTGGAGCAAGTTTGGAGCAGACACACATTTTTGTACTTGCACATATTCTTAGAAGACCAATTATAGTTTATGGAGTAAAATATTATAAGAGTTTCCGAGGAGAAACATTAGGATATACCCGCTTTCAAG GTGTGTATTTGCCTTTGTTATGGGAACAGAGTTTTTGTTGGAAAAGTCCGATCGCTCTGGGCTACACGAGGGGCCATTTCTCCGCTCTGGTTGCCATGGAGAACGATGGTTACGGCAACCGCGGCGCTGGTGCTAACCTGAACACTGATGACGACGTTACTGTTACTTTTCTACCGCTGGTGGACAGCGAGAGGAAGTTATTGCACATTCACTTCCTCTCTGCTCAGGAG ATCGGTAAcgaggagcagcaggagaagctgctgcGGGAGTGGCTGGACTGCTGCGTGACCGAGGGGGGGGTCCTGGTGGCCATGCAGAAGAGCTCACGCCGCCGCAACCACCCCCTGGTCACCCAGATGGTGGAGAAGTGGCTGGATCGCTACCGGCAGATCCGGCCCTGCACGTCCCTTTCCGACGGCGAGGAAGACGAGGATGACGACGACGAGTGA